From the Haladaptatus sp. DJG-WS-42 genome, the window AAGTCGTAGAGAACGCAAAGTATCTTCGCGCCGTCAGACCAATCGACCCCGACGAGATTTACGAATACGTTGATGGCGAACCACACCCTGCAGTCGTCCGACAGGTGCTCCGCGAGCATTCTGTCGAGCTCGGGATTGTCGAAACAGAAGACGGCACGTTCGTCCCCGCCGCAGACGAGCCGATTTCGACCACCTTCCACGGCGTGAAGGCGTTTCCAGCCGAGTACTCCGCGCGCGTAGAAGACTTCGTCGTCAGCCGATTCGGTGCGGGTTGGCCCTCCGGGGAGGGCGGCGACGTGCTCCGCTACAACATCCGAAAGCTGAAAGAGGACTACTTCGCCCAGAACCCGGTCGAATACGATGCGGACGCCGCGCTCGGCTACGCCGTCTACCATCTGCCCGACTACTACGCGACGGCACAGTACGTGTTCGCAGATATGCTTCGCCACGGGCTGCTGAGCGAACACACCCGGATTTTAGATGTGGGCGCAGGTGCGGGCGGCCCAGCGCTCGGCATCCACGACCTATTCCCCGACGACGCGCTCGTGGATTACCACGCGCTCGAACCGAGCGCTGGCGCAGACGTGTTCGAGCACATGCTCGCAGAGACGCGAGACACCTTCAGAACCGAACTCCACCGCGAGACCGCAGAAGCGTTCGCGCCGAGTGAAACCTACGACATCGTGTTGTTTTCGAACGTTCTCAGCGAACTCGACGACCCCGTTTCAGTCGTCAAAAAGTACGCGAAACACCTCGCAGAGGACGGCTCGATTGTCGCCATCGCGCCCGCCGACAGAAACACGAGCATCGGCCTGCGCGAGGTCGAGCGCACGGTCGAAAACGGCCTGTCAGTGTGGGGGCCAGCCGTTCGCATCTGGCCCGGATTCGCCCCCGCAGACGAGGGCTGGTCGTTCGACGTGCAACCAGACCTTGAGATTCCGGCCTTCCAGAAGAAACTCGATGAGGCGGGCGGTGGCTACGGCGAGTTCATCAACACAGACGTGCAGTACTCGTGGACCGTGCTGCGACACGACGACGACCAGCGCCTCGACATCGAGCCGAACATCAACCTATTCGCGCGGATGAACGAGATGGAAAAGCACGTCACCAAACGCATCGATGTGCTCGCAGTAAAGCTGAGTCACTCGCTTTCTGCGGAGGATGCCCACCAACTCTACAAGATTGGTGACGGCTCTGAGCAGATCGACCACTACGCGGTACGTACCCAAGAGACGACGACGAACGCGCCGCTCAAAGATGCAGAGTACGGTGACTTGCTCATCTTCGAAAACGTGCTCGTCCTCTGGAACGACGACGAGGAGGCGTACAACCTCGTCGTGGACGGCAAAACGACGGTCGATGCGATGCCTGCCTGAGGGCGGGGTGTTTTTGCGGCAGGCGACCGCATGTGTGCTATGAGCATGGAGATTCTGTTGACCAACGACGACGGCATCGACAGCACGGGGTTTCGCGTGCTGTACGATGCGCTCTCTGCGGTGGGGAACGTGACGGCTGTGGCCCCCAAAGAAGATCAGAGCGCTGTCGGGCGGAAGATGTCGCGGGAGGTTCGCATCCACGACCACGAACTCGGCTACGCAATCGAGGGGACGCCAGCCGACTGTGTGGTGGCCGGGGTGCAATCGCTCGGCCCCGACCCTGACATTGTCGTCGCCGGAATCAATCGCGGTGCGAACCTCGGCGAGTACGTCCTTGGGCGCTCGGGGACGGTAAGCGCCGCCGTCGAAGCCGCCTTCTTCGGGATTCCAGCCATCGCGGTCTCGCTCTACATCCCCGGCGGATGGAAGGCGTTTAAGAAACACCAAGAGACCGCACACTCCTACCGCGAGGCCGTCCGTGCGGCCGAATATCTCACGGCCCACGCGCTCAACGCGGGCGTGTTCGACCACGCAGATTACCTCAACGTAAACGCCCCCATGCCCGGCGACGAGCCTGCGGACATGGAAATCACCAGACCGTCCCACGTCTATCAGATGGACGCAGAGCAAAACGGCGAAACCGTGACGCTCCACGACCGCATCTGGGAGAAGATGGCCGAAGGCGACATCCCCGACCCGCGTGGGAGCGACCGCCGTGCCGTCGTCGATGGACGAATCAGCGTCTCACCGCTCACCGCCCCGCACACGACCGAGCACCACGAGGCGCTCGACGCGCTGGCTGAAACGTACCTGTAACCGAAAAAGCTGTGAGAAGGCGTTAGCTTGGTGGAATCTGTACGCCAATCTGGTCGAGCAGCGACGTCATACTCGCGCTGTCTTTCATTTCGACAACCCGCCCGTCTTTGATTTTCCGGACGCTGAAGCCATCGACGGCAATCTCGTTTCCGGTCGGCTTGTACCCACGGAACTGTCCCGTGTGCGTGCCGGTTATCGTCCACCAGGCGAACACCACATCACCCTCTGCGGCCAGTTCGTTCACTCTGACGTTCGCGTCTGGGAAGCCCTCGTCCCACTCGCGGTGGACGGCTTTGATGTCGGAGAGCGCGACGAGCGGTGCCGGGTCGCCCATCCGTCGGGTACCGACTTTCACGTCGGGCGCGTACAGTTCATCGAGTACGTCCAGTTTGTCTTCGTTCCATACCTCTTGCATCTCGCGCCGGACGAGCGCTTTATTTGCACTGAGTACGTCTATCGTTGCCATGAGTCACCCCTCATCTGGCTCGCAAACGAGCCTGAAGGTACATATTGGATGGGGAGTGAGAAAACCGTTGATAAATTAGCAGGAAAACGCGACTTTTCAGAGCCGGAAACAAACACTGAAGGCACACCTTGGTGACGAGTTTGTATGTCTGAATCCGACGCCATCGAGAAGGTGGAGTCGCCCGCAACTGTCTCGTCGCTTGCTGCGGATTTTCGCGCACTCGGTATCGAGGCCGGTGATACGCTGCTTGTCCACTCGTCGCTGAGTTCCCTCGGGTGGGTCGTTGGCGGGCCAACAGCCGTCATCGACGCGCTTCAGCAGGTGCTCACGGAACGGGGCACGCTCGTCATGCCGTCGTTTACTTCGCAGTACACGAATCCCGAACACTGGGAAGCACCGCCGGTTCCAGACCATTGGGTCGAGAGTATCAACGAGGAGATGCCGCCGTTTAGACCCGAAAGCACCCCAACGCGGGGGATGGGCGCAATCGGGGAGTGTTTCCGGAACTACGCGGACGTCCAGCGAAGCGCCCACCCTATCACCTCCTTTGCTGCGTGGGGTGCTGGGGCATCGGCCGTCGTTTCTGACCACGAGTTCGACTACGGTCTCGGTGAAGGCTCACCGCTTGCGCGCATCTACGACCGGGGCGGGAAAATCCTCCTCCTCGGCGTTGGCCACGCGAACAACACGTCGCTCCACCTCGGAGAATATCCCGCAAACTTCGAGAAAGAGACCGTCACCGAGCGCGCGCCCGTCGAACGAGACGGTGAGCGCGTCGTCGTCGAGTTCGATGACATTGAAATGAACACAGACGACTTCGAGGAACTCGGCGCCGATTTCGAGACCGACGGTGGCCTCACCGAAGGTACCGTCGCCGCCGCTGACGTGAAACTCGTAGACCAACAGGCACTCGTTGACTACGCAATCGAGTGGTTCGAATCCCACCGATAGGGCGGCGCTTTTAGAAAATCAAACGCGCGTGGTGAACGCGTATCAGTTCGGAGGAGACGAGGAGAGTGACAAAAAGGTACTACCGAGGAGGGTGGAAAACAGAAGCACATATTTGCGAACAGCAGATTGTCACACGTATGCGCCCGGCGTTCATCGAGCTATTGCAGAACAATGCAGAGCACGCAAACGAGTTCCAGAACCGATTCGACGACGTTCAAGACGCCCAACACCCGGCCGTCGTCACCGTCTGTTGTTCTGATTCGCGCGTCCTTCAGGACCACATCTGGGGCAACGACGAGCCCGGCCGGATCTTCACATGTGGGAACATCGGCAATCGCGTCGTCCAAGAAACCACAGCGGGTGAGGTCGTCTCCGGCGACGTGCTCTATCCCGTCGAACACACCGGCACGGACACCATCGTCGTCGTCGGGCACACCGGCTGTGGGGCGGTAACCGCGACCTACGACGCGCTGACTGGCGAAGTCTCGGAACCAGCGGGTATCGAACACTGTCTGGCGCTCTTAGCGCCACACCTCGAATCTGGCGTGGACGCGCTCCCGGACGACGTGAGCCGGAGCGGCGCAATCAACCGGCTCGTCGAGTACAACGTTGACCGGCAAATCGAGTTCCTCGAAGCGAGCGACGACATCCCCGACGGCGTTGACATCGTCGGAGTCGTCTACGACTTCCAAGACGTGTACTCAGACCGGCGCGGCGAAGTCCACGTCATCAACGTAAACGGCGAGACGAATGTCGAAACCCTGCGTGAAGCACACCCGGAGATCGAATCACGGATTCGGCGGCTCTGGGAGTACTAGGGCGTCCGAGCATCCGCGAGGGCTCCCGGTCCTCGCCCTCAAGGGTGAAGGTGGGAACAACGAAGCACGACAAGTCGCCCAAGAGCACGTCAAAGAACAGCACGGAAAGGAGTTCTCGCTCGAAGAAATCGAGCGCAGGTACGTAAAGATAGTATCAGTCTGAGGCCTGCGACGAGATTTTTTAGGTCGTAAATCCCGAGAGTACCCACAGGGTCTGACGCCAGTCACCTGCGCTTAGACGCGGACGCCCCAGAAAAAGGCGATTCCGAGCACCGTGACAATCGAGAGGAGCAACTGGAGGGGCGCGCCGACGCGGATGAAGTCGGAGAACGTGTAGCCGCCCGGCCCGTAGACGAACAGGTTGGTCTGGTAGCCAACGGGCGTCATGAACGCCGTCGAGGCGGCGAACGTCACCGCGAGCACGAACGCAAAGGCGTTTGCCCCAATGGACTGAGCAGCACTCGCCGCGACGGGAATCATGAGCACAACGCTCGCGTTGTTACTGATGACGCTCGTCAACAGCCCGGTTGCCAGATACAGTACCCAGAGCACGCCAATGGCAGGCAGGAACGTCGCAGTAGAGGCGACGGCGTTGCCGAGGAGGGCGGCCGCACCGGTCTGCTGGAGGGCGATGCCGAGCGGGATGACGCCGGCGAGCAGGAAGATGACGTTCCACTCGACGGATTTGTAGAGTTCGTTCGGTTTGAGGACGCCGCTCAGAATCATCGCCACCACGCCCGCGAGCGCGGAGACGACGATTGGAAGGATGTTCAGCGCGGGGAGTGCAACGACGCCCGCGACGATGGCGACGGCGAACGGGATTTTGTCGCTGCGGTAGTTCACGTCCTCGAACTCGTGGGCGACGATGAAGTCCTCGTTTTGGACGAGGCGGGTGAGGCTGTCGGGTGGCGCTTGGACGAGAACCGTGTCACCGACCCGGATACGAATATCCTCGAATCGGTCGCGGACGACTTTCCCCCGGCTCCGGAAGGCGAGGACGTTCGCGTCGTAGCGCTGGCGAAACGTCGAACTGGCGAGCGTCTCGCCGACGAGGAATGACCCAGAAGGGATGACGACTTCGACGAGCACTGGCTCTTCTTCGCCGGGGTGGAGGTCGTCTTCGGTTCGCGGCCCACCGACGAACTGGACGCCCTCTGCGTCCATGAGCCGTTCGAGCGTCTCGCGGTTCGTCCTGACCCGAAGGGTGTCGTTTTCGTGAATCTCCTTGCGAGCGAGGGGCTCTGAAAACTGCTCGCCGTAGCGAATCAACTGGAGCACGTCAATGTCGAGTTCGGCGTCACCGAGCGCTTCTTCGACCGTCTGGCCGATTAACGATGACTCGGCCGGGACGACCACGTCTGCGAGGTATTCTTGGAGGGCATACTCCTCGACCAAGTCCTCCTCTGCGGGCACGCGTTTCGGAATCAGCCAGACGCCCACCGTCATGAGATAGAGCGCCCCGACCGCGAACACGACGATGCCGAGTTTGGTGAACTCGAACATACCGTAGGCGTGCAGCCCGCTCGCGGGGTTCTCTGCGCCGAGCCGTGCCACGATGTCGCTCGCCAGAATGTTCGTCGACGTACCGATGAGCGTCAACATCCCCCCGAACATCGACGCGAACGAAAGCGGCATGAGCAGTTTTGAGGGCGACGTTTTCCCCTTGTGGGCGAGGTCTGCAATCACGGGAACCAAGATGGCGACGACGGGCGTGTTGTTCACGAAGCCAGAAATCGGCCCGGTGACGCCGATGGTCGCAGCGAGTTGTTTTCGCTGGTCAGTGCCCGCAAACGAGGCCATCTTCCGGCCGAGGAGTTGGACGATACCGGTTCGGTTGATGCCCGTACTCAAGATGAGCATGGCGAGGACGGTGATGGTGGCGGGACTCGAAAACCCCGAGATACCTTCCTGTGCAGAAACCTGCGTCCACGGTTCGAGCACCATCAACAGCACCATCACGATGATGGCGGTGACGTCAATGGGGAACCACTCAGTGGCAAACAAAAAGAGCGCGAGCGCAATGAGCGCGAAAACGACGAGCATTTCACCCGTCACTGGCGTCGAAGCCACAGCGGCCACCGCCAGCGCGGGCGCTAAGAGAGACATACACAACGGAGGGGGTAGCGAGGGAAAAACGCTGGTATCCGCGTCGGTCACAGTCCAGTCTGGTCGTGGACGGAGGCAGTTCTTGGCCCCTCCCGGCCGATGGCATGTGGCGGAATGCCGCGAGCGAGGATGGTGAGTGGGAGGTTATTCGATGGATTGGACGAACGTCACCTGCTTTTCCTCGAAGCCCGTATCCCGGTAAAACCGTCTCGCACCGTCGTTTCGCCACTCACAGGAGACTTTGGGGTGGTCGCAGTCGGCCGCGTGAGCCAGTTCCGTTACATTCTCTACGACGCGCGTGCCGTGGCCACGGCTTTGGTAGGCATCTTTGATATAGAGGTTCACAATCTTGAGATAGCGCGAGTACTGACGTGAGGAGTGTGTTCCGTCGCGGAGAGTGACAAAGCCAATCGTCTCGCCATCTACGTCGATGAGGTAGTTGGTGATGTCGTCGCGTTCGAGGTGGTTTCTAAACCCGTCTGCTGAAACCTCGGCTTGACTGTCGTACACTAATTCGTTGAACGGAGAGTATGGCTCATTGTCGGTGGCGAGGGCGTACCAGCACTCGATGAGCGTGGGAATATCGGTTTCAGTGGCTTCTTTCAGGTGCATTTTCACACTCGTGTAGTCGTATTGATACGCGAGCAATCTATCCTTTTCCCATACCCGTCTCACTCTCGTGGCAGGAATCTCATTCGGAGATCAACAAATAAACAGTACCACGAACAACTCGTCGCCGAGTGAGCAACGGCTTGATTTTTCAGAGATTCATCCACTCAGAGGCTGTCAGTGGACGGGTCAGTACCTCGCTCTACCTGCTCGTACAGGTAGTACGAATACACCACGGTAATCGCACTCGTCACCAGCGCGGGCACGAGCAGGAAGTAGATGGCGTACTCCCCGAACAGGAGCCCAACCAGCGAGATGACGGCGGTGAGTTTGAACAGCCGACCCGCGAGCACGTGGGTTCGGGTCCACACCACGTCGCTGCTGAGCGTCCACGGCGTGCGGACGCCGACGAACCAGTTGCGTTCTGCGTGGGTGAGCAGGATGCCAATGTAATAGAAGAGGAAGGCGACCGCCGCGAGGATGAGCAACGTGAAGTCGAACTCGTAGCCGAGGTTGAACGCGATGACGCCGACGTGGACAAGAGCGATGAATCCCGTGATGATGACGACCAGCCAGTCGTAGTACGGCCGAAACGACTGGATATTCTCGCGGCGGGGGTCGATGCGCGGGATGGCAGCGAAAAGCGCGAGCAAGAGCGCAGCGAGAACCGGCGCGAACGCAAGTGCAACCGGCTTCGACATCGTATCGTTTGGCACTCCCGCGGCGTTCCAGTGGGTGACGAGCCGGTCGGGAAGCGACGGTGCCGCGAGAATTCCCACAAGTGCAGCCACCAAGACGAACCCCGCCGCAATCGCAAACCGCTGCCGCGTATTCATGTGAATTGATACGACTGCAGTGGTAATGAACGAAGAGGCTAACCCTGAAAGGACAGACGAGTTACCCCTGTGTGGTATATCGCAGGACAACGGTGACCTGAAGCACACCAACTAGAACCTGCTCGTGTCTGTGGAGTGAGACAGAGATAACCGTCGAAGCGTCCTACTTCTATCGGGAGTTACACAATGGACATTTCTGAGATTGTTTCCACAGAGTTCACCGAGTTCGACATTGGAACACCGCTTTCGAAGGTGGCAGGCGCGTTCGAGAATCAAGAACTGAACGCAGTTATCGTGACGGATGGTGACGCTTATCAGGGAATCGTCAGCCGCCGACAGCTAGCCGCGTCGTCAAACCAGCCCTCTGCAAAGGTCGGCTCACAGGTACAACACGTACCGGCCGTCGATCGCACTGAGGACGTCCGCGAAGTCGCGCGACTCATGATTGGGAGTGAGGCCAAAACACTCCCCGTGCTCGATGATACCCGCATCTATGGTGTCGTGACAGCAGATGCAGTATTGGAGGCTGTGCGACCGTTTCTTGACGCCGTCACGGTCGCTGATGCCTACACGGAAGCGTTGATCAGTGCATCCCCCGAGACGACGATCGGGAAAGCCCTCAACATCTTACGAGAGGCGCGTATTGACCACCTCCCAATCGTAGACGACACCACACTCGTGGGAATCGTGAGTCTCTACGATGTCATCGACTTCACGACACGGGGCGGGAATAAGAGTCAAGGTGGCTCGTCGGGGACGTTCGGCGGTCGCGGCGGGAGCGAGAGCCATGGCGGCTTTGGCGCGCGTGGCGGAGGCAGCGACCGGATGCTCGATTTGCCGGTGGGAAATTTGATGTCGGATGTGGTCGTAACGGTTCGGCGAAAGACACCGCTCGATGAGGTGGTCGAAACGATGTTCGAACAGGAGATCTCCTCGCTCGTCGTCGTCGCCGATGGAACCGACGAACCGGTCGGTATCATCACGAAAACGGACGTCATCGAGGCACTCACCTGGGAGCAAGACAATCGACGGGCCGTGCAAGTGTTCGGGCTTGACTTGCTCGAAGACATGGACTACGACGACGTGTCCGCGCTAATCGAGAACCTGACAGCGAACTACGGAGAGATGCGTGTGATCAAGGCCAGTATCGAGCTCCATGAGCACAAAGAACAGAGTCGAGGGGTGCCGTTGGTGCTGGCACGGATTCGACTGGTTACAAACCGTGGCTACTTCACAGCCGAAGGGGAGGGCTACGGTGCTACCCACGCGCTCCGTCTTGCGGCGAATGCGGTCGAACGCCAAGTTCTCAAGGGGAAAACCTACGGCCAATCGAAGAAGCACCCAGACGCAGAAGAACAACAGCACCTCTACGGCTGGTGGCTCGGTGGGTAACCTTCGTTTTTAGCGGATGGGTCAGATGCGCTTCCATGGAACGTCGCGTCAGTGTTGTGTTTGTTGAATGAACTCGTCGAGTTGTTCTTCGATGAGTGTCGCAACGCGCTCGCTATAGCGCCAGAGCGCTGCGTTGAGTCGTTCTTCAGTCTGGTCGTCGAGCCCATCAATCCCCTGTAGCACAGAGTCTTTGGTAACCTGTGGATGATAGACGCAAACAACGCCAATCGAGTGGTCTGAACTCGCAGTTCCAGCCGTGTGGATTCCGTACTCGTCAGTGCCCCACACGCCATCACCACCGTGTCGCTCCAACGCGGAGTCGAGCGCATCAAGCAGCCGTACATCGTCGGGGGAGAGCAGTGGCGTCTCACCGGTGAATAGTTCAGTGTAGGCCTGCGTCCGAGCACTGTTTCGCCACTGCTCTAAGTGAGAACGCGCTCTAAGTACGAGTTGTCTCTCGTCGGGGAATTCAGCCATGCAACCTAGAGGAGTGCAACGCCAATCAACGTTTACCCGGCGTCACTCGTAGTTCGATGAGATGCGGGGAGTGGCCATAGTTTTCTTTCCAGAGTGCCAACTAGTCGCATGCCAAACTACGCAGCTATTTTCGAGATTGATTCGAAATCGGACGCAGAAGCAGTCAGACTCCTCGTCGAACGGGTGTATGATGCACTCCGAGAGGAAACGCAGGACATCGAGGATGGAAAAGCCAGTCTGAGCCAGATGCTCGACGAATTTAGAGCAATCCGTGACGCAGCCAGACACGCAGCACCCGGGACGCTTTCGATTCAGTACGAACAGTCCGACGAACCGTTCGAAGACTGACGTCTCGCTACCGAGAGTCGCGGATTTGACAGTCCCGGTACAGCCGTCAGGCTTCCGACTGATGTTCCAGCGTTCGTCTATTTCACCGCTTTCGCTCGCATGGCGGAAGAATTACGCTCGGAGGCCATTTCGTTCGTCTGGGTATCCATTCGTTCGAGTTGCGACGAGGACGCCCACGGAGTCACTGACGATTTTCACGTCGGTGAGCGTGTAGCCCGCATCGGCGAGCAGGTTCGCAACAGTCCCCATTTGCGGGAGTGTCTCGTAGTCGCCACGAGATTCCGGTGGCCCGAAGAACATCTTGTCGGCAACGACGAAGTGGCGGGGATTCAGTGACGAAATGCCCTCGATTGCGGCCCGTAACTCCTCTTCACCACCCTCGTCGTACGCCATGTAGAGTGCGTAACTTGCGACGACGACATCCACCGCAACGTCTACGTTCGGTTCCCGAAACGACCCGTGGTCGAACGAGACGTTTTCGACGCCTCTCTGCTCCGCCTTCTGTCGAGCATATCGAAGCCACTCTTCGTAGATGTCTCGACCAAGGACGCGTTCGCACTTCGATGCGAGTTTGAGTGCGACAATTCCGGTTCCCGTCCCCATGTCAACCACCGTATCGTCGCGTCCGATTGGAGCGTGTTCGACGATGTACGAAACGCAGGTCTGGTACGCCTCGTCCGCCGCGCTGTCTTCGTCGTAATCCATCGGCGTGTAGCCGTGAGAGTCGCCCTCCGGTTCGTTCATGGCTACGCAGCCGTAGCGCCGGTGGACAGATAAGGGTTCCAAGAGTTATCGTTGACAGGTTTGTGAAGCGGCGTCGAACCTTCGCTCTGCCTGCGTTTCCGAATGCGTTTCCGAATAATTCGTTGTTTGTTACCGCTTTTCGCGCTGTTCGACCTTGTTCAACTCGATGAGCAACCGGAAAATCGCTTTCACGAGATTCGCGTCCACCTCGAAGCGCTCTGCGTTCTTCCCGGCGCGCTCCATCACTTTGTCTTCTTGGGCCTCGTCGGTGGTCGGCAAGTCCAAATCCGCTTTCACCTGCGCAATCGTGTCCGCGACGTAGGTGCGCCGGGCGATGAGTTCGACCAGTTCGCGGTCGATGTCTTCGATTTCTTGGCGGTGTTCGTCGAGCGTCACTTCTGTGTCGCGCCGTGATTCTGTGTTGTCGTTAGCCATGTGTTTCCGTCTCGGTTGCTCCAGTGGTCTTCGAGTCGTTCCAGTGTCTCTCGGTCGCCAACGGCCGTAAAGCTCGGCCCCGTCCCCGACAGCGAGACGCCCCGCGAGAGGGGCATTGCTTCGACCAGTGGGTCGGTTGGGAAGTCGAGGGCGGCACAAAAGGCGAGGCCGTTTACGGTCATCGCGCGTTCGTACTCGCCCGAAAGGGCGAGGTCGGCGACGAGGTCTGCCATCGGCGCAATCTGCTTACATCGCGCCACGTCTGCGTCTGCGCTGAACGACTGTTCGTCGGGCGTCCAGACGAGTACGTCCCATTCGACTGCCTCGCGGTGGAGGAGTTCATCTTTCGTGTTGTCGGTGACGGTGACGCCGCCGAGCATGCTCGCGCTCGCGTCGTCGAACGCGCCGGTGACGGTGACGCCCACGTCGCGGGCGGCTTGCACGCCAATGCGCGCGGCGGCTTCTCTGTCGATGTCGGTGTCGAGGGCGGCGAGTGTGGCGAGCACCGTCGCGTTCGCGGCGGCGCTCGAACTCTTGAGTCCTGAGGCCATCGGCACGTCGCTCTCGGTGCGGACGTGGCCGCCTTCGCCGGTCCCGAACTGTTCGGTGACGAGTTCGACACACCGCTCGATGAGTCGCGTGTCGGCGTCTGGTGCGCCGTCTACTTCGCCGGTCACGCCAGTCTCCGCTTCGAGGCTGACGTGTGCGGTGGTGTAGCGGTCGATGGCGAACGCCGCGCCCGTCCCCGTCGCGAGTGCGTTGAGGATGGTTCCAGCGGCGGGTGCTGCTGCCGTGCCCTCCATGATACAGGTTCTCCTCCCCTACCCGCCTACTTACGCGTGGCGGTTGGCGCGGATTTAGCCGCCTGACAACGCCGGGTTTTTGCCGGGGAGTGCAGTAGGAATCGTATGAGCCTGCGCAACGACATCTCGCCCGAAACGCTCGGTATCGAACTCACCGAGGGGGGCATCGTCGTCCACTACACAGATGGCAGAGAGGTGTTCTACAACGGGATTCCCGCGAAGGTCGAAGGGACGGTCAAAACCGCTCCAGCCAAAGACGTTCACATCCTCGTCACCGACCCGACGGAGACCGAGGGCGTCGTCGTCTACGTGAACGACCGCAATACGGCAGACGAGATCCTCGAATCGACGGGCGTTGGGCGCGTCCTGTTGGCAGAGGACGAAGAGACCGCTATTTTCCCCGGCG encodes:
- a CDS encoding AAC(3) family N-acetyltransferase, whose amino-acid sequence is MSESDAIEKVESPATVSSLAADFRALGIEAGDTLLVHSSLSSLGWVVGGPTAVIDALQQVLTERGTLVMPSFTSQYTNPEHWEAPPVPDHWVESINEEMPPFRPESTPTRGMGAIGECFRNYADVQRSAHPITSFAAWGAGASAVVSDHEFDYGLGEGSPLARIYDRGGKILLLGVGHANNTSLHLGEYPANFEKETVTERAPVERDGERVVVEFDDIEMNTDDFEELGADFETDGGLTEGTVAAADVKLVDQQALVDYAIEWFESHR
- the surE gene encoding 5'/3'-nucleotidase SurE, whose amino-acid sequence is MEILLTNDDGIDSTGFRVLYDALSAVGNVTAVAPKEDQSAVGRKMSREVRIHDHELGYAIEGTPADCVVAGVQSLGPDPDIVVAGINRGANLGEYVLGRSGTVSAAVEAAFFGIPAIAVSLYIPGGWKAFKKHQETAHSYREAVRAAEYLTAHALNAGVFDHADYLNVNAPMPGDEPADMEITRPSHVYQMDAEQNGETVTLHDRIWEKMAEGDIPDPRGSDRRAVVDGRISVSPLTAPHTTEHHEALDALAETYL
- a CDS encoding SLC13 family permease — translated: MLVVFALIALALFLFATEWFPIDVTAIIVMVLLMVLEPWTQVSAQEGISGFSSPATITVLAMLILSTGINRTGIVQLLGRKMASFAGTDQRKQLAATIGVTGPISGFVNNTPVVAILVPVIADLAHKGKTSPSKLLMPLSFASMFGGMLTLIGTSTNILASDIVARLGAENPASGLHAYGMFEFTKLGIVVFAVGALYLMTVGVWLIPKRVPAEEDLVEEYALQEYLADVVVPAESSLIGQTVEEALGDAELDIDVLQLIRYGEQFSEPLARKEIHENDTLRVRTNRETLERLMDAEGVQFVGGPRTEDDLHPGEEEPVLVEVVIPSGSFLVGETLASSTFRQRYDANVLAFRSRGKVVRDRFEDIRIRVGDTVLVQAPPDSLTRLVQNEDFIVAHEFEDVNYRSDKIPFAVAIVAGVVALPALNILPIVVSALAGVVAMILSGVLKPNELYKSVEWNVIFLLAGVIPLGIALQQTGAAALLGNAVASTATFLPAIGVLWVLYLATGLLTSVISNNASVVLMIPVAASAAQSIGANAFAFVLAVTFAASTAFMTPVGYQTNLFVYGPGGYTFSDFIRVGAPLQLLLSIVTVLGIAFFWGVRV
- a CDS encoding GNAT family N-acetyltransferase, whose translation is MHLKEATETDIPTLIECWYALATDNEPYSPFNELVYDSQAEVSADGFRNHLERDDITNYLIDVDGETIGFVTLRDGTHSSRQYSRYLKIVNLYIKDAYQSRGHGTRVVENVTELAHAADCDHPKVSCEWRNDGARRFYRDTGFEEKQVTFVQSIE
- a CDS encoding CBS domain-containing protein; its protein translation is MDISEIVSTEFTEFDIGTPLSKVAGAFENQELNAVIVTDGDAYQGIVSRRQLAASSNQPSAKVGSQVQHVPAVDRTEDVREVARLMIGSEAKTLPVLDDTRIYGVVTADAVLEAVRPFLDAVTVADAYTEALISASPETTIGKALNILREARIDHLPIVDDTTLVGIVSLYDVIDFTTRGGNKSQGGSSGTFGGRGGSESHGGFGARGGGSDRMLDLPVGNLMSDVVVTVRRKTPLDEVVETMFEQEISSLVVVADGTDEPVGIITKTDVIEALTWEQDNRRAVQVFGLDLLEDMDYDDVSALIENLTANYGEMRVIKASIELHEHKEQSRGVPLVLARIRLVTNRGYFTAEGEGYGATHALRLAANAVERQVLKGKTYGQSKKHPDAEEQQHLYGWWLGG
- a CDS encoding class I SAM-dependent methyltransferase gives rise to the protein MKQEHRTQVVENAKYLRAVRPIDPDEIYEYVDGEPHPAVVRQVLREHSVELGIVETEDGTFVPAADEPISTTFHGVKAFPAEYSARVEDFVVSRFGAGWPSGEGGDVLRYNIRKLKEDYFAQNPVEYDADAALGYAVYHLPDYYATAQYVFADMLRHGLLSEHTRILDVGAGAGGPALGIHDLFPDDALVDYHALEPSAGADVFEHMLAETRDTFRTELHRETAEAFAPSETYDIVLFSNVLSELDDPVSVVKKYAKHLAEDGSIVAIAPADRNTSIGLREVERTVENGLSVWGPAVRIWPGFAPADEGWSFDVQPDLEIPAFQKKLDEAGGGYGEFINTDVQYSWTVLRHDDDQRLDIEPNINLFARMNEMEKHVTKRIDVLAVKLSHSLSAEDAHQLYKIGDGSEQIDHYAVRTQETTTNAPLKDAEYGDLLIFENVLVLWNDDEEAYNLVVDGKTTVDAMPA
- a CDS encoding carbonic anhydrase — translated: MRPAFIELLQNNAEHANEFQNRFDDVQDAQHPAVVTVCCSDSRVLQDHIWGNDEPGRIFTCGNIGNRVVQETTAGEVVSGDVLYPVEHTGTDTIVVVGHTGCGAVTATYDALTGEVSEPAGIEHCLALLAPHLESGVDALPDDVSRSGAINRLVEYNVDRQIEFLEASDDIPDGVDIVGVVYDFQDVYSDRRGEVHVINVNGETNVETLREAHPEIESRIRRLWEY
- a CDS encoding SdpI family protein produces the protein MNTRQRFAIAAGFVLVAALVGILAAPSLPDRLVTHWNAAGVPNDTMSKPVALAFAPVLAALLLALFAAIPRIDPRRENIQSFRPYYDWLVVIITGFIALVHVGVIAFNLGYEFDFTLLILAAVAFLFYYIGILLTHAERNWFVGVRTPWTLSSDVVWTRTHVLAGRLFKLTAVISLVGLLFGEYAIYFLLVPALVTSAITVVYSYYLYEQVERGTDPSTDSL
- a CDS encoding ester cyclase — protein: MATIDVLSANKALVRREMQEVWNEDKLDVLDELYAPDVKVGTRRMGDPAPLVALSDIKAVHREWDEGFPDANVRVNELAAEGDVVFAWWTITGTHTGQFRGYKPTGNEIAVDGFSVRKIKDGRVVEMKDSASMTSLLDQIGVQIPPS